A region of Fibrobacter sp. UWP2 DNA encodes the following proteins:
- a CDS encoding FISUMP domain-containing protein, with product MKNKTFLLGFVFFWITALLFVSACSESSEKKVASGYTEDENATLDSVAYEKVLQTWEPVVAVDSAKRNYSGADTTVEASWYEVVFNTDAKEFYSYSDTAADSANLVVNLYEKENAVQLTVQSADINSYYTYLLKREAMQAVVEERLDVFYSGDSAESACRAGLSAFEASCTEKEGAFTDQFGLDVCDELHLVCVTTVTPKDSAATYLKDVAMTLQQQGLGILQDMGHDVPVIDTADTSVNDTADTSATTAQKRISSFTDARDGHEYKTVQIGDQEWMAENLNYAYTVPTTNSDSSSFCYDNDPANCEKFGRLYMWSAAIDSAGLFSDVTKGYGEGIVYYNIMNVQGVCPEGWRLPNFDDFEILFHYAGDDSLEAKRLKSVDHMGDDTYGFALLSAGAGEVPVNNGVDSVIPVRYFDTDIKGYLWSASNDGRFPYLVSVTKYWDYFDNGGRRQFRPGNYAFSVRCIKGATELTSPMDMLDPATVTLDSLVDARDGHVYKTVQIGDQVWMAENLNYNGGENSVCYDNDEENCTQYGRLYKWATAVGSTDAVCAQKPLCEFTTKVQGVCPEGWHIPSMQETDSLYARIGSTCNALMSTDYDYYCKGFDLYGFNLKAVGGAKVSGDSIVFSDSLTTLTGAVWITSIYGSVEPYSAYTFGGWGRTARGCFEQDVRTVYAPVRCLKD from the coding sequence ATGAAAAATAAAACGTTCTTGCTTGGATTCGTCTTTTTTTGGATAACCGCATTGCTGTTCGTTTCGGCGTGTTCCGAGAGTTCCGAAAAGAAGGTCGCCTCGGGCTACACCGAAGACGAGAATGCTACCCTCGACAGCGTCGCTTACGAAAAGGTCCTCCAAACCTGGGAGCCCGTCGTTGCGGTGGACTCCGCCAAGCGCAACTACAGCGGCGCCGATACGACGGTGGAGGCGAGCTGGTACGAGGTGGTGTTCAATACCGATGCCAAGGAGTTCTATTCGTATAGCGATACCGCCGCCGACTCTGCCAACCTTGTGGTGAATCTGTACGAGAAGGAGAACGCGGTTCAATTGACGGTGCAGTCTGCCGACATCAATAGCTATTATACGTATTTGCTAAAGCGTGAGGCCATGCAGGCTGTTGTCGAGGAGCGTCTGGATGTGTTCTACAGCGGCGACTCGGCCGAGTCGGCGTGCCGCGCGGGCCTTAGTGCCTTCGAGGCGAGTTGCACCGAAAAGGAAGGTGCGTTTACGGACCAGTTTGGGCTGGATGTTTGCGACGAACTGCACTTGGTCTGCGTCACGACGGTGACGCCTAAGGATTCTGCCGCCACTTACCTGAAGGATGTGGCCATGACATTGCAACAGCAGGGTCTCGGTATTTTGCAGGACATGGGCCACGACGTTCCCGTCATTGACACTGCCGACACCAGTGTAAACGATACCGCCGACACCTCGGCAACGACTGCGCAAAAACGCATTTCAAGTTTTACGGACGCACGTGATGGCCACGAGTACAAAACAGTCCAGATTGGCGACCAGGAATGGATGGCCGAGAACTTGAATTACGCCTACACGGTGCCGACGACAAATTCGGATTCGTCCAGTTTTTGCTATGACAACGACCCTGCCAACTGCGAAAAGTTCGGGCGGCTTTACATGTGGTCGGCGGCCATAGACAGTGCTGGCCTTTTTAGTGACGTCACCAAGGGCTATGGCGAAGGGATCGTGTATTATAACATCATGAATGTACAGGGGGTGTGCCCCGAGGGCTGGCGTCTTCCCAACTTTGACGACTTCGAAATATTGTTCCACTATGCCGGCGACGACAGCCTGGAGGCCAAGCGCCTGAAGTCGGTAGACCACATGGGAGACGACACTTACGGTTTCGCCCTCCTTTCTGCAGGGGCTGGTGAAGTCCCGGTGAACAATGGGGTAGATTCTGTAATTCCAGTTAGATACTTTGATACGGATATTAAGGGATACTTGTGGAGCGCTTCGAACGATGGGCGTTTTCCTTACCTTGTGTCGGTGACAAAATATTGGGATTATTTTGATAATGGAGGGAGGAGGCAATTTAGACCTGGCAATTATGCCTTTTCGGTGCGCTGCATTAAGGGGGCGACCGAACTGACTTCGCCAATGGACATGTTGGACCCCGCCACAGTGACATTGGATTCCCTGGTGGATGCCCGTGACGGGCATGTGTATAAAACGGTCCAGATCGGCGACCAGGTTTGGATGGCGGAGAACCTGAATTACAATGGCGGCGAAAACAGCGTTTGCTACGATAACGACGAAGAAAACTGCACTCAATATGGCAGGCTATACAAGTGGGCCACGGCGGTGGGCTCTACGGATGCCGTGTGTGCGCAAAAGCCTCTTTGTGAATTTACGACCAAGGTCCAGGGCGTATGCCCGGAGGGTTGGCACATTCCCTCTATGCAGGAGACTGATTCCTTATATGCAAGAATAGGGTCCACGTGCAACGCCCTGATGAGTACAGATTATGATTACTATTGCAAAGGCTTCGATTTGTACGGCTTTAACCTAAAAGCAGTGGGTGGAGCCAAGGTGTCTGGCGATAGCATTGTATTTAGTGATTCGCTTACGACGTTGACTGGAGCTGTATGGATAACTTCTATATATGGGAGCGTGGAACCCTATAGTGCCTATACCTTTGGGGGATGGGGGCGAACTGCTCGCGGATGCTTTGAACAGGATGTGCGTACAGTGTACGCCCCGGTCCGCTGCCTCAAGGACTGA
- a CDS encoding DNA polymerase III subunit beta, with protein sequence MALCIENDQLETVQRILSLHFEGLEVWAFGARVTGVDLTPETELELVVLTQSPISFEDMVAVEKAFVESGLPFRVDVMDWVKLPETMQKQIKKEHDVVQAAAEE encoded by the coding sequence ATGGCTCTTTGCATAGAAAACGATCAACTGGAAACGGTCCAGCGTATTTTGAGTCTTCACTTCGAGGGCTTGGAAGTTTGGGCCTTTGGCGCCCGCGTGACGGGCGTGGACCTGACTCCCGAAACCGAGTTGGAACTGGTGGTGCTCACCCAAAGCCCCATCTCTTTTGAAGACATGGTTGCGGTCGAGAAGGCTTTTGTAGAGAGCGGGCTTCCATTCCGTGTCGATGTGATGGACTGGGTCAAGCTCCCCGAAACGATGCAAAAACAAATCAAGAAAGAACACGACGTGGTGCAGGCCGCTGCCGAAGAATAA
- a CDS encoding TIGR02147 family protein — translation MKPITDYQDYRLYMRDFYAERKASSAFSWRAFAKLAGFASSGYLKLVCDGKTRLSRVGLSKVAKAMKLAKIQTEYFRAMVAFSDEPDVNKRAAAFEKMQAIAEENKVRIVGESAYRYFDTWWNPILREMAPMLAVASPTQISNLLYGGVTRFDVQQSLDFLVEAGFLTRTGHNVYEQTDKAVAGSSDAIPKAIRMMQKQMALLGARIIDELPKSERNFSGLTVAANKQTYERVVEELTTCRKKIASIVANAENGNRIYRLNLHFFPVTKEIFNEK, via the coding sequence ATGAAGCCGATAACAGACTACCAAGACTATCGTCTCTACATGCGAGATTTTTACGCGGAGCGCAAGGCTAGTTCCGCATTTTCGTGGCGGGCGTTTGCAAAGCTCGCAGGATTTGCCTCATCGGGATACTTGAAGCTGGTTTGCGACGGTAAGACGCGCCTTAGCCGAGTCGGCCTCTCCAAGGTGGCCAAGGCCATGAAACTCGCCAAAATCCAGACGGAATATTTCCGCGCCATGGTGGCGTTCAGCGATGAGCCCGATGTCAACAAGAGGGCGGCTGCTTTCGAGAAAATGCAGGCCATTGCCGAAGAGAACAAGGTCCGCATTGTGGGCGAATCGGCCTACCGCTATTTTGACACATGGTGGAATCCGATATTGCGCGAGATGGCGCCGATGCTCGCGGTGGCATCGCCGACCCAGATTTCAAATTTGCTCTATGGCGGCGTGACGCGCTTTGATGTGCAGCAGTCGCTCGACTTTTTGGTGGAGGCCGGTTTTTTGACCCGTACGGGCCATAACGTTTACGAGCAGACCGACAAGGCCGTGGCGGGCTCCTCCGATGCGATTCCCAAGGCGATTCGCATGATGCAAAAGCAAATGGCTTTGCTGGGGGCGCGAATTATTGATGAGCTGCCCAAGTCGGAACGCAATTTTTCGGGCCTCACGGTGGCGGCGAACAAGCAGACCTACGAACGCGTTGTCGAGGAGCTTACCACCTGCCGCAAAAAGATTGCCTCCATTGTGGCGAACGCCGAGAACGGCAATCGCATTTACCGTTTAAACTTGCATTTTTTCCCTGTAACCAAAGAAATATTCAATGAAAAATAA
- a CDS encoding metallophosphoesterase, whose translation MIFLFILVFGVLFLFLNVRQVAPGNKGSIIAGLTVVLLPVSFVFRGHLWASVIQAFMAVWLCQALLLYMLWWVARGVRRAVVRKPLKQRFSILTARVLLAVSVVVTAVMCFVGYAHNADYKIREASVDLPGENFTALFFSDLHIDPLFDRHKIERMTADAARIKPDYILFGGDFADVMDSVLTEQGYDSLIQQFAKTAGVAAIAINGNHEAYMEWSGSDPNGWLRKNGFIVLDDSTACMPHACFTGRTDFQVARIRELSRVPLQMLAPKENALPWIVLDHQPKGIEKEHTGRLPDFALSGHTHNGQFFPGTIVIKWVWRLVYGLGELDGVKWLVSSGIDCWGPPVRVGSDTEMWLIRF comes from the coding sequence ATGATTTTCCTTTTTATTCTGGTATTCGGGGTGCTGTTCCTCTTTTTGAATGTGCGGCAAGTTGCGCCGGGCAACAAGGGGAGCATTATTGCGGGCCTCACCGTGGTGCTTTTACCGGTGAGCTTTGTTTTTCGCGGGCATTTGTGGGCGAGCGTCATCCAAGCGTTCATGGCGGTGTGGCTATGCCAGGCGCTGCTTTTGTACATGCTGTGGTGGGTGGCGCGCGGGGTGCGCCGCGCGGTTGTGCGCAAGCCGCTTAAGCAGCGCTTCTCGATTTTGACTGCGCGTGTTTTGCTTGCGGTTTCCGTCGTGGTGACGGCGGTGATGTGTTTTGTAGGCTACGCCCACAATGCCGATTACAAAATCCGCGAGGCGAGCGTGGACCTGCCCGGCGAAAACTTCACTGCCCTCTTTTTTAGCGACCTGCACATTGACCCGCTCTTTGATCGTCATAAAATTGAGCGGATGACTGCCGACGCCGCCCGCATAAAACCGGATTACATTCTGTTTGGCGGCGACTTTGCCGATGTGATGGACTCGGTGCTCACGGAACAGGGGTACGACTCGCTGATACAGCAGTTTGCAAAGACGGCCGGTGTCGCGGCCATTGCCATTAACGGGAATCACGAGGCATACATGGAGTGGAGTGGCAGCGACCCGAACGGGTGGCTGCGCAAGAACGGATTTATTGTGCTGGACGATTCCACCGCCTGCATGCCGCACGCTTGCTTTACCGGGCGCACCGATTTCCAGGTAGCCCGTATCCGGGAGCTTTCTCGCGTGCCACTACAGATGCTGGCGCCCAAAGAAAATGCCTTGCCTTGGATTGTTCTGGACCACCAGCCCAAGGGCATCGAGAAGGAGCACACGGGGCGTCTCCCCGATTTTGCGCTCTCGGGTCACACGCACAATGGGCAGTTTTTCCCGGGCACCATCGTTATCAAGTGGGTCTGGCGATTGGTTTACGGCCTGGGTGAACTCGATGGCGTCAAGTGGCTGGTTTCCAGCGGTATTGATTGCTGGGGCCCGCCTGTGCGAGTCGGCAGCGATACCGAAATGTGGCTCATCCGGTTTTAG